In Paenibacillus sonchi, a single genomic region encodes these proteins:
- a CDS encoding ROK family protein → MKNIGGNALVIKEVNINLVRRVLKERKQATKRQIAEDTGLSIVTAGSVLEVLARQNEVLAAGQISSSGGRPARQYIYNDEHALALILFPFEERGRICIRCTVVTLFGRCLYEANRPVEQVDLACFEVIVDELLNRYPAIQAIGFGLPGAEAGGRMVLSDYEALRGIPVAEHFRERYQKRVIIENDVNAAAIGYHSRTGRTAEASAVYLYFPDRFPPGAGIIINGKLHRGRSGFAGEVANIPLDISWSGSEWHSSPAGLMEAIARLTATVSSVLNPDAVVLYGSFLQVDHLSGIMEQCAGLLPPGAAPQIVLSTDFAADYLDGMIVSTLATLETGLQLTKFEA, encoded by the coding sequence ATGAAGAACATCGGAGGCAATGCTCTGGTGATCAAGGAAGTGAATATCAACCTGGTGCGGCGTGTCCTGAAGGAACGCAAACAGGCTACCAAACGGCAGATCGCCGAGGACACGGGACTCAGCATTGTTACCGCCGGCTCCGTGCTTGAGGTGCTGGCCCGGCAGAATGAGGTGCTGGCGGCGGGGCAGATTTCATCCAGCGGGGGAAGGCCTGCCCGGCAATACATATACAATGATGAGCATGCTTTGGCGCTGATCCTGTTTCCTTTTGAAGAGCGCGGGAGAATCTGTATCCGCTGTACGGTGGTTACACTTTTTGGACGCTGTCTGTATGAAGCTAACCGGCCTGTAGAACAGGTAGATTTGGCCTGCTTCGAAGTCATTGTTGATGAATTGCTTAACCGGTATCCTGCTATACAGGCGATCGGCTTCGGATTGCCCGGCGCTGAAGCGGGTGGAAGGATGGTGTTATCTGATTATGAGGCCCTGCGCGGTATTCCTGTGGCAGAGCATTTCAGGGAACGTTACCAGAAAAGGGTCATTATCGAAAATGATGTGAATGCGGCGGCGATCGGCTACCACAGCAGAACCGGGAGGACAGCGGAGGCTTCGGCGGTGTATTTATATTTTCCTGACCGTTTTCCTCCAGGGGCAGGGATTATTATTAACGGCAAGCTCCATAGAGGGAGAAGCGGTTTTGCCGGTGAGGTAGCCAATATCCCTTTGGACATTTCCTGGAGCGGCAGCGAATGGCATTCTTCACCAGCGGGACTGATGGAAGCAATTGCCAGACTGACGGCTACAGTCAGCAGCGTGCTGAACCCGGACGCCGTTGTGCTGTACGGCAGCTTTTTGCAAGTGGACCATCTTAGCGGCATTATGGAGCAATGTGCGGGGCTGCTGCCGCCCGGTGCTGCTCCGCAGATTGTGCTAAGCACGGATTTTGCCGCGGATTATTTGGATGGCATGATTGTTTCAACGCTCGCAACCCTGGAGACGGGGCTGCAATTGACCAAATTTGAAGCTTAG
- a CDS encoding thiamine pyrophosphate-dependent enzyme, translating into MAIDYEKEVGSAKVEQKFLYESGNEMAAYAAHQINYHVMGYFPISPSTEVAQFLDTMKASGQHDIMLVPSDGEHSSAGICYGASTAGGRVFNATSAQGYMFMLEQMPVQAGTRMPMVMNLICRSISGPLNIHGDHSDLYFALNTGWPILMCRDPQSVYDMNLMALKLAEHAKVRLPVMVASDGYFTSHQKRRVQAFAHREDVHKFVGEQPPVGFTDTLDRNNPVTVGPYMNEPDYINNRYQQSVAMYNAGEVFEEIAQEFAELTGRYYPMIEQYRMEDADVAVFLMNSASEIIKDVVDQLRQQGIKAGAISPNMIRPFPQKQIAEALKNVKAITVGDRADSVGGHGGNMVNEIKAALFTYGNTTTKVISRIYGLGGKDFYAEDGHHFFQLAMDAVVADRVDIPFDYYGHNPGTPDKAPKRLLKPMSFESLKTGLITVKQNEETGKLSVRVPPVRSLMKKPRRLSPGHGACPGCGIFSGLELFFKGIEGDIVALYHTGCAMVTTTGYPYSAHKSTFIHNLFQNGAATLSGVVEMFWERKRRGELDGLGLKEDFTFVMVTGDGGMDIGMGPAIGAALRGHKMIIVEYDNEGYMNTGAQQSYSTPLGHRTSTSSIGKTQQGKVTQHKDTAQIMAATNIPYVFTGCEAYPQDLLKKAAKAQWYAQNEGLVYGKILIACPLNWMSEDKDGTDIVSLAVESCFFPLYEVEQGTTTITYNPEDKDKRVEVSAWLKTMGKTRHLLKPENEPALRAFESEVQRRWTRLKAKHEHPDL; encoded by the coding sequence ATGGCTATCGATTATGAAAAAGAAGTAGGCTCTGCCAAAGTGGAGCAGAAATTCCTATATGAATCCGGCAACGAAATGGCTGCTTATGCCGCCCATCAGATCAACTATCATGTGATGGGTTATTTCCCGATCTCGCCATCGACTGAGGTTGCCCAGTTCCTGGATACCATGAAAGCCAGCGGGCAGCATGACATCATGCTTGTTCCTTCAGATGGTGAGCATAGCTCAGCGGGGATCTGTTACGGCGCATCGACGGCGGGCGGACGTGTATTCAACGCAACCAGCGCCCAGGGTTATATGTTCATGCTGGAGCAAATGCCTGTACAAGCAGGTACACGCATGCCTATGGTCATGAACCTGATCTGCCGTTCGATCTCAGGCCCGCTCAACATTCACGGCGACCACTCTGACTTGTATTTTGCCCTGAACACCGGTTGGCCGATTCTGATGTGCCGGGACCCTCAGTCTGTCTACGACATGAACCTGATGGCCCTGAAGCTGGCTGAGCACGCGAAGGTCCGCCTTCCGGTCATGGTCGCTTCCGACGGCTATTTCACGTCCCACCAGAAGCGCCGTGTCCAGGCTTTTGCCCACCGCGAAGATGTTCATAAGTTCGTAGGCGAGCAGCCCCCTGTGGGCTTCACAGACACACTGGACCGCAACAATCCGGTAACTGTCGGCCCGTACATGAACGAGCCTGATTATATCAACAACCGTTACCAGCAATCCGTTGCCATGTATAATGCCGGAGAAGTCTTTGAAGAGATTGCCCAAGAATTTGCCGAGCTGACCGGACGCTATTATCCGATGATCGAGCAGTACCGGATGGAGGACGCCGATGTTGCCGTGTTCCTGATGAACTCCGCATCGGAGATTATCAAGGATGTGGTCGACCAGCTCCGCCAGCAAGGAATCAAAGCCGGAGCCATCTCCCCGAACATGATCCGTCCGTTCCCGCAGAAGCAAATTGCTGAAGCGCTGAAGAATGTGAAGGCTATTACGGTTGGGGACCGTGCGGATTCGGTCGGCGGACACGGCGGCAATATGGTCAACGAAATCAAGGCGGCGCTGTTCACATATGGCAACACCACTACCAAGGTAATCAGCCGTATTTACGGCCTGGGCGGCAAAGACTTTTACGCCGAGGACGGACATCATTTCTTCCAATTGGCAATGGATGCAGTAGTTGCTGACCGGGTGGACATTCCGTTTGATTACTACGGCCACAATCCGGGAACGCCGGACAAAGCGCCTAAGCGTCTGCTGAAGCCGATGAGTTTTGAATCCCTGAAGACAGGTCTCATCACTGTGAAGCAGAATGAAGAGACAGGCAAGCTTAGCGTAAGGGTTCCGCCGGTCCGCAGCCTGATGAAGAAACCAAGACGCTTGTCACCGGGACATGGCGCATGTCCGGGCTGCGGCATTTTCTCCGGCCTGGAGCTGTTCTTCAAGGGCATCGAAGGGGATATTGTGGCCCTGTACCACACCGGCTGCGCGATGGTTACGACTACCGGCTACCCTTATTCGGCTCATAAATCGACGTTCATCCACAACCTGTTCCAAAACGGTGCAGCTACGCTGTCCGGTGTTGTGGAAATGTTCTGGGAACGCAAACGCCGCGGTGAGCTGGATGGACTTGGCCTGAAGGAAGACTTCACCTTTGTCATGGTTACTGGTGACGGCGGGATGGATATCGGTATGGGCCCGGCCATCGGTGCGGCACTGCGCGGCCACAAGATGATTATTGTGGAGTATGACAACGAAGGATACATGAATACAGGGGCTCAGCAGTCGTACTCCACACCGCTCGGCCACCGTACATCGACTTCAAGCATCGGCAAAACGCAGCAGGGTAAAGTAACCCAGCATAAGGATACTGCACAGATCATGGCGGCCACCAATATCCCTTATGTGTTCACCGGCTGTGAGGCTTATCCCCAGGATTTGCTCAAAAAGGCAGCCAAAGCCCAGTGGTACGCACAGAATGAAGGCCTGGTCTACGGCAAGATTCTCATTGCCTGCCCGCTTAACTGGATGAGTGAAGACAAGGACGGTACGGATATTGTGTCGCTGGCCGTGGAATCCTGCTTCTTCCCGCTGTATGAAGTAGAGCAGGGGACGACAACGATTACGTACAACCCTGAAGACAAGGACAAACGGGTAGAAGTCTCTGCATGGCTGAAAACGATGGGCAAAACCCGCCATCTGCTCAAGCCGGAGAACGAACCTGCGCTGCGCGCTTTCGAAAGTGAAGTACAGCGCCGCTGGACCCGTCTCAAAGCCAAACACGAGCACCCGGATTTGTAG
- a CDS encoding 2-oxoacid:acceptor oxidoreductase family protein codes for MVQLPIVNDLGFFEIRLESIGGLGANLAGKMLAEAGVVGAGLNGVSFSSYGSEKKGSAVKAHIRFCDLNTPIRDTSPVERPHVVGVFHEALAKTVNVTSGILEHSTVLVNSAKSPEELKELLKMKAGTIAVIDATSIALKEKNRVNMAMLGALFRLCPFLDTETMKGVIEKSLGKKYPQAVQSAISTFERGYNEVEFMQFELAAGDSMPEYVRSDIGVLGYDTQPMGGSIINPGSTFLKNLSISRSGMLPAFDLEACIHCAQCDTVCPDQCFVWEERVDRKGRSQMYLTGIDYQYCKGCLKCVGACPTSALSSQREKEGYADSHTVHHQFDLITQA; via the coding sequence GTGGTACAATTACCAATCGTTAACGATCTTGGATTTTTCGAGATTCGTCTGGAATCCATTGGAGGCTTGGGAGCGAACCTGGCAGGCAAGATGCTCGCGGAAGCGGGAGTGGTCGGCGCAGGGCTGAACGGTGTCAGTTTCTCGTCTTACGGCTCGGAGAAGAAGGGGTCTGCCGTTAAGGCGCATATCCGCTTCTGTGATCTGAACACGCCTATCCGCGATACTTCGCCGGTAGAACGTCCGCATGTTGTGGGCGTGTTCCATGAAGCGCTGGCCAAGACCGTCAACGTGACCAGCGGTATCCTTGAGCACAGCACGGTACTGGTAAATTCGGCCAAATCGCCGGAGGAGCTGAAGGAGCTGCTGAAGATGAAGGCCGGAACCATTGCCGTGATCGATGCAACCAGCATTGCCCTGAAAGAGAAGAACCGTGTAAATATGGCGATGCTGGGCGCGCTGTTCCGGCTCTGTCCGTTTCTCGATACCGAAACCATGAAGGGCGTTATTGAGAAGTCCCTCGGCAAAAAATATCCGCAGGCTGTACAGTCGGCCATTTCGACGTTTGAGCGCGGTTATAATGAAGTGGAATTTATGCAGTTTGAGCTGGCTGCCGGTGACAGCATGCCTGAATATGTCCGTTCCGATATTGGTGTTCTGGGTTACGACACTCAGCCGATGGGCGGCTCGATTATTAATCCGGGCAGCACATTCCTGAAGAATCTCAGCATTTCACGCTCCGGTATGCTCCCGGCGTTTGATCTCGAAGCGTGCATTCACTGTGCCCAGTGCGATACGGTTTGTCCGGATCAGTGTTTTGTATGGGAGGAACGGGTTGACCGCAAGGGCCGTTCGCAAATGTACCTGACAGGCATCGATTATCAATATTGCAAGGGCTGCCTGAAATGTGTGGGCGCATGCCCGACCTCGGCGTTGTCAAGCCAGCGCGAGAAGGAAGGCTATGCGGACAGCCATACGGTGCACCACCAGTTTGATCTGATTACCCAGGCCTAA
- a CDS encoding glycosyl hydrolase family 8 translates to MKNQGKRMWHWKSFVLLCLAIFILPAGSAFAAVNKPFPQHTTYTGGTIKPDNVTQTVMDNAVKTKWDAWKAAYLKPAGTGKYYVKYNSAGETVSEAHGYGMLFTVLMAGYDSNAQTYYNGLYNYYTAHPSSIDPYLMSWKQNSSFQNIEGEDSATDGDMDIAFSLLLAHKQWGSSGTVNYLQAANNIINAIMDNEINQSQWTIRLGDWANSGTYNTATRPSDFMLNHLKAFQAATGDSRWQNVTDKTYTIINSLYSGYSSSTGLLPDFVVYSGGVYKPAAAGFLEDANDGNYNYNSCRTPWRITTDYLLTGDNRALNQLNQMNSWIKSKVNSAPGNIKDGYKLNGSTFGSYNSGAFYAPFGVSAMTSASNQAWLNSLWSHTSGSAAEDYYEDSIKLFSMIVMSGNWWTY, encoded by the coding sequence ATGAAAAATCAAGGGAAGCGTATGTGGCACTGGAAATCTTTCGTATTGTTATGTCTGGCGATCTTTATCCTGCCTGCGGGCTCAGCATTTGCAGCAGTGAACAAACCGTTTCCCCAGCATACCACGTATACTGGCGGGACGATCAAACCGGATAATGTGACGCAAACGGTGATGGACAATGCGGTGAAGACCAAATGGGATGCATGGAAGGCTGCATATCTCAAACCTGCCGGCACCGGCAAATATTATGTCAAATATAACTCGGCCGGGGAAACGGTATCTGAAGCACACGGCTATGGCATGCTGTTCACGGTGCTGATGGCCGGTTACGACAGCAACGCCCAGACGTATTACAACGGCCTGTATAACTATTATACTGCGCATCCCAGCTCCATCGACCCTTATCTAATGTCCTGGAAACAAAACAGCAGCTTTCAGAACATTGAAGGCGAGGATTCCGCGACCGACGGAGACATGGACATCGCCTTCTCGCTGCTTCTCGCCCATAAACAATGGGGAAGCAGCGGTACGGTCAACTATCTGCAGGCAGCCAATAATATCATTAACGCCATTATGGATAACGAAATTAATCAGAGCCAGTGGACGATCCGGCTCGGGGATTGGGCTAACAGCGGCACGTACAATACGGCCACACGCCCGTCGGACTTTATGCTGAATCATCTCAAAGCCTTCCAGGCGGCGACGGGAGATTCCCGCTGGCAGAACGTGACGGACAAAACTTACACCATTATTAACAGCCTTTACAGCGGATACAGCTCCAGCACCGGACTCCTGCCTGACTTTGTCGTATATTCGGGAGGCGTCTACAAGCCGGCGGCAGCGGGCTTCCTGGAAGACGCAAATGACGGAAATTACAACTATAACTCCTGCCGGACGCCTTGGCGCATTACAACGGATTACCTGCTTACCGGAGATAACAGAGCCTTGAACCAGTTGAATCAGATGAACAGCTGGATCAAATCGAAGGTCAACAGCGCCCCGGGAAATATCAAGGACGGCTACAAGCTGAACGGCTCCACATTCGGAAGCTACAACAGCGGAGCTTTTTACGCTCCCTTTGGCGTCAGTGCAATGACTTCCGCATCCAATCAGGCTTGGCTGAATTCACTCTGGAGCCATACCTCCGGCAGTGCTGCGGAAGACTATTATGAAGACAGCATCAAGCTGTTCTCGATGATCGTAATGTCCGGCAACTGGTGGACTTACTAA
- a CDS encoding nicotinate phosphoribosyltransferase gives MRRELALHTDKYQINMMYAHWVNGSHKRRAVFEAYFRKLPFGNGFAVFAGLERITQYISELRFTEEDIRYLSEQEENYAPAFLEELLQFHFQGSIYSMKEGALVFPDEPLVRVEGTIMEAQLVETAILNFMNYQTLIATKASRIKQVAPKDTLLEFGTRRAQEADAAVWGARAAYISGFHATSNMLAGKKFGIPTKGTHAHSWVQSFASEQEAFDAYAKVMPDGVTLLVDTFDTLRSGVPHAINTAKMLEAAGKRMNAIRLDSGDLAYLSIQARKMLDEAGLDYVKIVASNDLDENTIMNLKSQGAAIDTWGVGTQLITASDQPSLGGVYKLVEIESPAGEMVPTIKISSNPEKVSTPGKKEVFRIVGPKGKALADYISFPGEQEPRSGRRLKLFNPLHPYLQKYVEKYEAVSMLEPIFVNGFQVYKLPVLDEIRRYHQEQIDLFWPEYLRKLNPEVYRVNLSELVWTRKQQLIAEHMMTDLNDGPNSEI, from the coding sequence TTGAGGAGAGAACTTGCTCTACATACAGACAAATATCAGATCAATATGATGTACGCCCACTGGGTGAATGGAAGCCATAAGCGGAGAGCGGTGTTCGAAGCCTATTTCCGCAAGCTTCCGTTCGGCAACGGCTTTGCCGTATTCGCCGGGCTGGAGCGCATCACCCAATATATCTCTGAGCTGCGTTTTACGGAAGAGGATATCCGCTACCTGTCGGAGCAGGAAGAGAACTATGCGCCTGCTTTTCTGGAGGAACTGCTGCAGTTCCATTTCCAGGGCAGTATCTATTCCATGAAAGAGGGGGCGCTGGTTTTCCCGGATGAACCGCTGGTCCGGGTTGAGGGCACCATCATGGAGGCGCAGCTCGTAGAGACGGCCATCCTGAATTTCATGAACTACCAGACCCTGATCGCCACCAAGGCATCCCGGATTAAGCAGGTGGCCCCGAAGGATACGCTGCTGGAGTTCGGGACCCGGCGCGCGCAGGAAGCAGATGCGGCTGTCTGGGGCGCCCGCGCGGCTTATATAAGCGGCTTTCATGCCACCTCGAACATGCTTGCCGGCAAGAAATTCGGCATTCCCACCAAGGGCACCCATGCCCATTCCTGGGTACAGAGCTTTGCCAGCGAGCAGGAGGCCTTCGATGCGTATGCCAAGGTGATGCCGGATGGCGTTACCCTGCTGGTGGATACCTTTGATACCCTCCGCAGCGGTGTGCCGCATGCGATCAATACAGCGAAGATGCTGGAAGCGGCGGGCAAGCGGATGAACGCCATCCGGCTGGACAGCGGTGACTTGGCTTATTTGTCCATTCAGGCGCGTAAAATGCTGGATGAGGCAGGTTTGGACTATGTGAAGATCGTAGCCTCCAATGATCTGGACGAAAATACGATCATGAACTTGAAATCGCAAGGAGCGGCAATTGACACATGGGGTGTCGGCACACAGCTCATCACAGCCTCAGACCAGCCTTCCTTGGGCGGTGTGTACAAGCTTGTCGAGATTGAATCGCCTGCCGGTGAAATGGTGCCGACGATCAAGATATCCTCCAACCCGGAGAAAGTATCTACGCCCGGCAAAAAGGAAGTCTTCCGGATCGTCGGCCCCAAAGGCAAGGCCTTGGCCGATTACATCAGCTTCCCTGGCGAGCAGGAACCGCGCAGCGGTAGACGCTTGAAGCTGTTCAATCCGCTGCATCCGTATCTGCAGAAATATGTGGAGAAATACGAGGCGGTATCGATGCTGGAACCGATTTTTGTGAACGGGTTCCAGGTCTACAAGCTGCCGGTGCTGGATGAAATCCGCCGTTACCATCAGGAACAGATTGATTTGTTCTGGCCGGAGTATTTGCGCAAGCTGAATCCCGAAGTGTACCGTGTGAATCTGAGCGAATTGGTTTGGACCCGCAAACAGCAGCTGATTGCCGAGCATATGATGACGGATCTGAACGATGGGCCGAACTCTGAAATATAA
- a CDS encoding cysteine hydrolase family protein has translation MRALIVIDFTNDFVDGSLPVGQPAIDIAPRISELTQAFVDSGDYVVMAVDLHEENDPYHPEAKLFPPHNLRGTAGRELYGSLKDVYEQNRDSIYWMDKTRYSAFCGTDLTLKLRERGITELHLAGVCTDICVLHTAVDAYNKGFSIVVHKDAVASFNPEGHLWALGHFSGSLGAKVVREE, from the coding sequence ATGAGAGCCTTGATCGTAATTGACTTCACCAATGATTTTGTGGACGGCAGCCTGCCGGTGGGACAGCCCGCTATTGATATCGCACCACGGATCAGCGAACTGACACAGGCGTTCGTAGACAGCGGCGACTATGTTGTGATGGCGGTGGATCTGCACGAGGAGAATGATCCTTACCATCCGGAGGCCAAGCTGTTCCCGCCGCATAATCTGCGGGGCACCGCAGGCCGCGAGCTATACGGCAGCCTCAAAGACGTTTACGAACAGAACCGCGATTCCATCTATTGGATGGACAAAACGCGCTACAGTGCCTTTTGCGGCACGGACCTTACGCTGAAGCTGCGTGAACGGGGCATTACTGAACTGCACCTGGCCGGAGTCTGCACGGATATCTGTGTCCTCCATACGGCAGTGGATGCCTATAACAAGGGTTTCAGCATTGTCGTTCACAAGGATGCCGTGGCCAGCTTCAATCCGGAAGGGCATCTCTGGGCGCTGGGACATTTCAGCGGAAGTCTCGGAGCGAAGGTAGTCAGAGAAGAATAG
- a CDS encoding NUDIX domain-containing protein has product MSENEEQTYNVKKYRTPDGVPADIVMFTLTKRERKTVTKTLPLRELKVMLVKRKKWPYAGMWALPGGFCQEDESIYDAATRELKEETGVDGGHLEYLGVYSKPGRDPRGWIISHAFFALVEEWMLEHRQASDDAGEVGLFTLQEALEELELAFDHHDIITDAYLRIQQQMLQTTIARQFLPHHFTLSELYQVIQTVVPEFKEPNFIRKITSTRSRQGILKEVRDEAGNPVSSNQYSQRPAQLYMFTDHEPLLSIYT; this is encoded by the coding sequence GTGAGCGAGAACGAGGAACAAACCTATAACGTCAAAAAATACCGCACACCGGATGGGGTTCCGGCCGATATCGTCATGTTTACGCTAACCAAACGCGAGCGGAAGACCGTCACCAAGACACTTCCGCTGCGCGAACTGAAGGTGATGCTGGTCAAACGCAAAAAATGGCCATATGCCGGGATGTGGGCGCTGCCGGGGGGCTTTTGCCAGGAAGATGAATCCATCTATGATGCCGCAACCCGTGAGCTGAAGGAAGAAACCGGTGTGGACGGCGGACATCTGGAATATCTGGGTGTCTACAGCAAGCCTGGCCGCGATCCGCGCGGGTGGATTATCAGCCATGCGTTCTTTGCGCTGGTGGAGGAATGGATGCTGGAGCACAGACAAGCTTCCGATGATGCGGGAGAGGTGGGGCTGTTCACGCTGCAGGAAGCGCTTGAGGAGCTTGAGCTCGCTTTTGACCACCATGACATTATTACCGATGCCTACCTGCGGATTCAGCAGCAAATGCTGCAAACGACGATTGCCCGGCAGTTTCTGCCGCACCATTTCACACTAAGCGAGCTGTATCAGGTGATCCAGACGGTCGTGCCTGAATTCAAGGAGCCTAATTTTATCCGCAAAATCACTTCAACCCGCAGCCGTCAGGGTATATTAAAAGAAGTACGGGATGAAGCCGGCAATCCGGTCAGCTCCAACCAGTATTCGCAGCGTCCGGCACAGCTCTATATGTTCACGGATCATGAGCCTTTGTTATCCATCTATACTTAG
- a CDS encoding RicAFT regulatory complex protein RicA family protein, producing MQTYNTRDLIVREDIMGKAKELASLISTSEEVKHFQQAEQKIQNHERVQSLISAIKKKQKEIVAFESFKNKEMVAKIEREIEVLQDEIDEIPVVNEFQQSQSDINYLLQLVISVIRDTVSEKINVEAGTEAPPSTCGD from the coding sequence ATGCAGACCTACAATACCCGTGACCTGATTGTGCGGGAGGATATCATGGGCAAAGCCAAGGAGCTTGCTTCACTCATTTCCACCAGCGAGGAAGTGAAGCACTTCCAGCAGGCTGAACAAAAGATTCAGAATCATGAACGGGTGCAGAGCCTCATTTCAGCCATCAAGAAGAAGCAGAAAGAGATTGTGGCCTTCGAAAGCTTTAAGAACAAGGAAATGGTCGCCAAAATCGAGCGCGAAATTGAAGTGCTGCAGGATGAGATCGACGAAATTCCGGTTGTCAATGAGTTCCAGCAGAGCCAGAGCGACATCAACTATCTGCTGCAGCTGGTGATTTCTGTGATCCGGGACACCGTCTCCGAGAAAATCAATGTAGAAGCGGGTACGGAAGCTCCTCCTTCAACCTGCGGGGATTAA
- the miaB gene encoding tRNA (N6-isopentenyl adenosine(37)-C2)-methylthiotransferase MiaB: MTTENNSPDLKSGKGGSKDYSKYFDFSDAKVISEEEGKTTYRIKGRTVQINSNPDYKEGKRRGKQDIEVIDFDNAETNKIMEEFREINRHKQHYYSIATYGCQMNEHDTETMKGLLEQMGYLGTEDRNMADIILLNTCAIRENAEDKVFGELGHLKNLKLEKPGLLLGVCGCMSQEEGVVNRIMSKHGFVDMIFGTHNIHRLPQLVKEAYFSKELVVEVWSKEGDIIENLPKKREGMRAWVNIMYGCDKFCTYCIVPFTRGKERSRRPEDVIAEMRELARQGFKEVTLLGQNVNAYGKDFTDIDYTFGDLMDDMRKIDIPRIRFMTSHPRDFDDRLIEVLGKGGNLTEHIHLPVQSGSTAVLKKMSRKYSRETYLELVRKIKASVPDAVLTTDIIVGFPGETEEQFEETLSLVREVGYDMAYTFIYSPREGTPAASMEDNVPPEVKSERLQRLNDLIKEQSRVSNDRMLGETVEVLVEGESKNNSNVLSGRSRANKLVHFEGPKELIGTFVQVRITDTKTWYIKGDCVAEAVSIL, translated from the coding sequence ATGACGACGGAGAATAACTCACCGGACTTAAAATCCGGCAAGGGTGGTTCGAAGGATTACTCCAAGTATTTTGATTTCTCTGATGCCAAAGTCATCAGTGAGGAAGAAGGCAAGACGACCTACCGGATCAAGGGCCGGACGGTTCAGATCAACTCCAACCCGGATTACAAGGAAGGCAAACGCCGGGGCAAGCAGGATATAGAGGTTATTGATTTCGACAATGCGGAAACGAATAAGATTATGGAAGAGTTCAGAGAGATCAACCGCCACAAGCAGCATTATTACTCGATAGCCACCTACGGCTGCCAGATGAATGAGCATGATACCGAGACCATGAAGGGGCTTCTGGAGCAGATGGGCTACCTGGGCACCGAGGACCGCAACATGGCGGACATCATTCTGCTGAACACTTGTGCTATCCGTGAGAATGCCGAAGATAAGGTGTTCGGGGAGCTTGGCCATCTCAAAAATCTGAAGCTGGAGAAGCCGGGCCTGCTGCTTGGGGTCTGCGGCTGCATGTCCCAGGAGGAAGGCGTGGTCAACCGGATTATGTCCAAGCACGGCTTCGTGGATATGATCTTCGGCACCCATAACATTCACCGCCTGCCGCAGCTGGTCAAGGAAGCGTATTTCAGCAAAGAACTGGTCGTGGAGGTCTGGTCGAAGGAAGGCGACATTATTGAGAACCTGCCGAAAAAACGGGAGGGCATGCGCGCCTGGGTGAATATCATGTACGGCTGCGATAAATTCTGCACCTATTGCATCGTGCCGTTCACACGGGGCAAAGAGCGCAGCCGCCGGCCTGAAGACGTGATTGCCGAGATGCGGGAGCTGGCCCGCCAAGGCTTCAAGGAAGTCACTCTGCTGGGGCAGAATGTAAATGCCTACGGCAAGGATTTCACAGATATAGACTATACATTCGGGGACCTGATGGACGATATGCGGAAGATCGATATTCCCCGCATCCGCTTCATGACCTCGCATCCCCGTGACTTTGACGATAGATTGATTGAGGTGCTCGGCAAAGGCGGCAACCTGACGGAGCATATCCACCTGCCGGTGCAGTCGGGAAGCACAGCCGTGCTGAAGAAAATGAGCCGTAAATACAGCCGCGAGACGTATCTGGAACTTGTCCGGAAGATCAAGGCGAGTGTCCCGGACGCCGTGCTGACGACCGATATTATTGTCGGTTTCCCCGGCGAAACCGAAGAGCAGTTCGAAGAGACACTGTCGCTGGTGCGCGAAGTGGGCTATGATATGGCATATACCTTCATTTATTCCCCGCGCGAAGGGACGCCGGCAGCCTCGATGGAGGATAATGTGCCGCCAGAGGTGAAGAGTGAACGCCTGCAGCGCTTGAATGATCTGATTAAGGAGCAGAGCCGGGTCAGCAATGACCGGATGCTTGGCGAGACCGTCGAAGTGCTTGTGGAAGGCGAGAGCAAAAACAATTCGAATGTGCTGTCCGGCCGCAGCCGGGCCAACAAGCTGGTGCATTTTGAAGGGCCGAAGGAGCTGATCGGCACCTTTGTGCAGGTTAGAATTACGGATACGAAGACATGGTACATCAAGGGAGATTGCGTGGCAGAGGCCGTGTCAATTCTATAA